A genome region from Myxococcota bacterium includes the following:
- a CDS encoding DUF3788 family protein, which produces MAKSPLKDKDFIPDDESLSKILGSRWTRYGETLVELGKRKLYPEMYWYGPSSGWAPRFCIGEVTVCGIYLAQNPLMGLVGVGDKVGNFLDRDNELTPRARGLYEMTPKKGPLRWIEAQLATRGDLEAFLSLVDGKLRALAVDGITPKDTPPSARVKRREPGPPKEPGKPGRKAVKVNEPKEIPVQIGPPSQFSIQSILKAGRG; this is translated from the coding sequence ATGGCAAAAAGCCCGCTGAAAGATAAAGATTTTATACCTGATGATGAGTCGCTTTCTAAAATATTAGGAAGCAGGTGGACCCGATATGGCGAAACCCTCGTGGAACTCGGAAAACGCAAACTATATCCTGAAATGTATTGGTATGGTCCTTCCAGCGGCTGGGCACCTAGATTTTGCATCGGCGAAGTAACAGTCTGCGGAATTTATCTCGCACAAAATCCACTCATGGGTTTGGTCGGCGTAGGCGATAAAGTTGGCAACTTCTTAGACCGCGACAACGAGCTCACTCCTAGAGCGCGCGGTCTCTACGAAATGACGCCTAAAAAAGGCCCATTGCGTTGGATCGAAGCGCAGCTTGCTACTCGGGGCGATTTAGAAGCATTTCTATCATTAGTTGATGGCAAGCTGCGCGCTTTGGCAGTGGATGGCATTACTCCAAAAGACACACCGCCAAGCGCTAGAGTTAAAAGACGTGAACCCGGCCCACCAAAAGAGCCTGGCAAACCAGGTCGTAAAGCTGTTAAAGTGAATGAGCCTAAAGAGATCCCGGTGCAGATTGGGCCTCCAAGTCAATTCAGCATTCAAAGCATTTTGAAAGCTGGTCGCGGTTAA